The nucleotide window GACATCCACCCATCTTGGATTATTTTTCACAAGGGATCTGATACCATCTTCAAACGTATGTATATTCAGATCCCTGGCAAAAGAATTCCCGGTGCCGACCGGAATAACGGCAATGGGTGGAATTTTTTCAGGTTTAAATCTGGAAAGAAGACCGTTTAAAACGTGAAAATTGCTTCCATCGCCACCCACGGCAGCAATGGCATCATATTGTTTTATGTTAAGGTCCGAGGCTATTTTGAGTATATGTCCATGATAACAAGATAGATGAGTCTGATAATCAATATGGTGTGCTGCCAGCTTTTTTTCAATGACAGGCAGCAGTTTTCCAACTTTTTTCCCGCCGGCATACGGGTTTGCGATTAAAGCAACTTTCATAACGCCCTTTTTTTATAAAAGATTGTAATTTAAATCACAATGAGAGACCGCACTTTTATCCAGCATATGGCCAAGTTCCCCTTCTTTTGCAGGAAAGAATCCCATACATTTTTCCCATACTTCTTCATCTTCCATGCAAAAATAGACCAGCAGATCAGGCGCATATTCCTTTATGCATGAAATAATTTCTTTGTACAGTTTTATTCTCAATGGTTTAAAATATCGCATTTTATTATCCAGTCCAAGGATAAATTCTCCGTAACAGATGGTTGACTGCTTGAATCTGGTTTCAATTAACTGCTTTAATTTGGGCATGAAACGAAATGTTCCAATACTGATCCATACAATGCTTTGGCTGCTTACATATTCAAAAATCTGTTGAATGACTTTTTTATACTCAATTTCACAGCCAGGATAAATCACCAGGGGATCGAAATGAAATGCAAGCCTGTATCCTTTTGATTCGGCTTGCCTGGCTGCCTCAAAACGGGCTTTGAGGGATGCGGTTCCTTTTTCTTCGGAACTAATAATATCCGGCGTGTTCAATGACCAGGCAAGGACGGTTTTGCCATTGTGATCAAGCGGAAGCAACGAGTCAATATTAACGGTTTTGGTTTTAAGTTCCAAAAGACAATTATTCTGCCGGGCAAATTTTTCAACCAGAAATTTAGGCACAAGGCTGACTTTTTCCCAGATAAGAGAATCCGTATATTCACCTGTACCGATTCTAAATATTTTGTTCTGGCTGAACGTTTTTTCAAGGGCGTGATCAAGGGTTTCAAGTCCGGCAAAATATTGCAGCACAGGCGGATGGAAATAAGCCTGAAGAATGCAATATGAGCAATCCATGGTACAAAAAGTGCCGGTATGAAGGATGGTATAATCACAACAGGTATAATAACTGGTTCCGGGGCATTCCTTGACGACAGCTCCCTTGTTCTTCGTAACATAGAGCGTTGATTTTGCCTTTAAGACGGGATCATCCGCCTTATTGATAAAATCATAGACTGTTTTTGAGTCATCTACCCATTGAGGCTCTGCGTTAATTTGTGATATCAGATAATTAAGTTCCATATCCAGGGGTATGGTTTTATCAATAAAAAGTGTGTCGATTTTCATAGGTTGAAAATTTCTTTTAATTCCTTGCTTTCTAAAGCCGCAGCCAGATGATGACTATGTGTCTTAAACTCGTCATAATTTTTGGCTTTAAAGGAGATGGAATAATATTGGCCCTCAAAGTTTTCCGGCGGCAACAATTTAATATTACCCCCCAGTTTAAGGGCGGCTGTTTTTTCCCGGACCAGTTGATGTGTTTGGAAAATGGCTGGAAATCGCCGTTCAAAGAGATAAGCCCGCAGGTGTGTGGTTTTTAATCCTGGTTCTTTATTTTCATCCAAAAGAATTTCCCGGATTGCTTTAGTTTTAAAAAAGTCTGTGGGGTTAACCGCATCTCTGGCTGTAATTTCAATGATATGCTGTATGATTTCAAACTGCTTGCTGTTAGAGGCCTTGATTTTTGAAAAAATATTCAAAAAAATTTCCATGGTCGCTTTTTCAAAAGAAGAAATTCTTTGAGCAGACTTTAAAGACAGATTACCCAGATGGATTAATTCCAAAGCCTTATCAGGCAAAGCCCCGATTGTTAATAAATCCTCTACAAACCGAATATTGAGTTTTGTGTTGAATATGGCAGGTGATTTTTCCGCGATCTGTTCCTTATCCAGAAAGGAAGACAAGCGCCTGGTACAGATGATCAGTTCACGATGGGTTAAAGGCCGTTGAAATGCAAGGGCTGTTATGGATTTTAAAAGACATTGATAATCACTTGCATCCGGTTTTGTTTGATATGCAACTATTTTTGTTTTTTTATTATAAATCTGAGCTTTTACTCTGTTAAACCCTGAAATAATAATAAATTTTTTGCCAGCAGGCCTGACAATGGGAGGATATGTCAGGCCTGCTTCTTTAATGGACTGTGCCAGAAAGATGATATCATGATCAGAAACCGAAATTTTATACCGTTCATCTGTTAAATCAATGTCAGACAAATTTATTTCAGATAAATCTATTTCATAAAGAATATCAGACATTGTCACCGGTCAGCCGTGTATAAATCTCTTTATATGTCTTGGAGGTTCTTTCAATAACATCCTGTGGAAGGTTTGGTCCGGGCGGGGTCTTATCCCATCCTGATGAAATGAGCCAGTCTCTTACATATTGCTTGTCAAAGCTGTTTTGGCCCCTTCCCGGTTCATAGTCGCTTGATGGCCAGAACCTGGAGGAATCCGGTGTGAGAATTTCATCAATCAGGATGATTTCTCCGTCCAACTCACCAAATTCAAATTTTGTATCTGCAATGATAATTCCTTTTGTAAGGGCATATTCAGCGCCTTTTTTATATATTGCAAGGCTTAAATCCCTTAGCTTTTCAGCTTTTTCTCTGCCTATCAGCTTAATAGCCTCATCAAAGCTGATATTGATATCATGATCACCGACTTCAGCTTTGGAAGATGGTGTAAAAAGAGGCTGTTCAAGTTTATCAGATTCTTTCAGGCCTTTGGGCAACTGAATTCCGCAGACATGACCCTCTTTTTGATATGAACTCCAGCCTGAGCCTGAAATATAGCCTCTTACAATGCATTCAACCGGCAGAGGGTCGGCTTTTTTAACAAGCATGCTTCGTTTGTCCAAAGCTTTTAAATGAGGTTTGAACTCCTCGGGATAGTCATTGACATTGGTAGTGATAATATGATTTTTAACAATGCTTTCCATTTGTTTAAACCAGAATACAGATATCTGGTTCAATACTTTTCCCTTGTCAGGAATAATGTCCGGCAACACTACATCAAAAGCGGAAAGCCTGTCAGTTGTAACCATCAACAGTGATTCACCCGTATCAAATATATCCCTGACCTTGCCCTGCCTGACCAATGACAAATCATCAAATTGAGTCTTAGGAATGGACGCCATCTCAATCTCCTTATTTTATTACAATTTATATTGTTTGATTTGAGGTGATTAATATCATAAAATTTAATATTTATCCATATGCAGACTTTCTAAATCCATTTTTTACATTAAAAACAAAGCAAAAATATTTTACAATTATTTGATTTTAATGTTCTGTAAACTTGACTCGGGTTGCTAAATGATATTATTGTTGATGGTATTTTGATTTTTAAAAAAATGAGGTTATCAAATGAATAAAGTACCAATTTTATTATTTTATAGCATGTTCTTTGTCGTTTTCTTCCAGATTCCTGCATATTGTCAAACAACTTATTCTCTCTATGAATTAACACAACTGGCCAATAAACATAGTGAGACCATTAAAATAGCACAAGAAGATGTGTATATAGCAAATCAGGACAAGGCCAGAGCTTTGTCCGTTTTAATTCCCAGAGCCACAGCATATGGCAGGTTGACTGAATATAAAAACGACGATATCTCTATTCCCGACACCCTGACATTAGGTGTCAAATTAACACAGTCATTTACTTTGAATGGAAAAGAGCTGATTGCTTTGGATGTCACAAAAACAGCTATTGAAGGTAAGCAGTTTTCACTTGAAAGCATCCGTTCACAGTACTTATTACAGGTGTCACAAGCCTATTACAATATTTTAAGCGCACAAAGGTTTGTTGAGATTGCCCTGTCGGATGTTAATCGCCTGAGTTCTCACAGGGATGCTGTAAAAGAAAAATTGAGTGTCGGAAATGTAACCAAAACGGATTTATACAGGGCTGAAGCAGAACTGTCTAAATCATTGACCGAACAGGTAAGAGCAGAAAACAGGATGCTTCAAAGCAAGGCTGCCTTACACAATCTTGTTGAAATTGAAGATGATTTTACTCTTCAAAAAGATGATATTGGAGAAATTGAAAATTATGAGATCACTCTTGGTGATATTCAAATTGATGCATTAAACAACAGATCAGAAATAAAAGAAGCAAAGAAAAATCTTGAGATCACAAAAAAAACCATTAAATTCAAAAAAAGTGATTACTGGCCTACACTTGAACTTGAGGCAGGATACAAAGAAACCGACATCAAATATGATTTCGGCCCAACGACTGTGGAAGACGACACAAACGCCGCATATATCATGGGGGAACTTATGTTTACCTTGTATGACGGAGGCTTAAGAAAAGCCGAAATCCGTCAGGCGCTTGCAGATCATAGAAAAGCTGCCGATGCATTGACCCTGCAGGAAAAAGCGATCATTCTGGATTCAAAAATTTCTTTTCTGGATTACAAAACTGCAAAAAGTGCATTATTGAATTTACAAGATGAACTTAAATTTGCCCGGGAAAACTTTAATGCCGTTCAAATGCAGTTCAAATATGGAATGGCGGACAGCATTGATATGATGGATGCAAATACACTGTTGGTTTCGGCTCAAAGAAGGAGTTTGGATGCTAAGTATACATACTATCTTTCCGTGCTGAAAATTTTATACACCAAGGGCGATCTACTTGCCTTTCTTTTAAAACAAGCCTGAAGGAGAGTTTTACATGTATGAAATAATTGCAAACCCTGAAGAGTACCGGATTGATCATCTCATCAACGGCACCGGCAATGCAAATATTGAAATTTCCAAAGAGGAAAAAGACAAATGGGCAGGTGAAATTGTAAACTTCAGTGAAAAACTGACTGAATTTGCAAAAAAATCAAAAGCATTGGCAAACCTTCTTGCCGGTTCAGAAGTCATCTCAACTACCCCGGCATCATTGAAAACATTGAAAATTCAATTGTTCATGATCAATGATGCTTTAAGTTCAGCCATTGAAATTGCAGATAAACTTGAATCGGATATTATAAAAAAATAAATCCGTCAACCCAGGGTTTTCTGGCGTAATATATGGTCTGTGAGGACAATCGCCATCATGGCTTCACAGACCATATTAATTCTTGGAATGGCACAGATATCATGGCGCCCTTGTGTTGAAATTTCTCTTGAATTACCATTTTCATCAATAGTTTTTTGAGGTTTTAAGATTGAAGGGATGGGTTTGACATGAACCCTTGCAATGATATCATCTCCGTTTGAAATTCCTGCCAGGATACCGCCGGAATGATTTGTTTGAAATCCATCCGGTAAAATCTGGTCATTGTTCTCAAAACCGGTCATTTGAGACGCACAGGTACCTGCCCCTATCTCAACGGCCTTGACAGCACCGATACTCATCAGTGCCTTGGCAATATCCGCATCAAGTTTGTCAAAAACAGGCTCTCCAATGCCTGCAGGTACATTGGATGCAATGATTTGCACTACACCTCCCAGAGAGTCTCCTTGTTTTTTCACATCTGCAATTTTTAATTCCATCTTACGGACAGCCTCGGAATCAGGACATAGCAAATCGTTTTTTGCTTTTTGGGAGATATCATCAATCCGGTTGGCCCGGATACCGCCAATTTCAAGCGTGTAGGTTTTTATTTTAATACCCTGCTGATCAAGTACAAGTTGGGCAACAGCCCCTGCTGCAACCCTTGCTGCCGTTTCCCTTGCAGAAGCTCTTCCGCCGCCCCTGAAATCCCGGATACCGTATTTGGCCTGATAAGTATAATCCCCATGCCCGGGCCTGAAAAGAGAGGCGATATTGTCATATGATTTTGATTTTGCATCTTTATTCTCAATCATAATCATAATGGGTGTTCCCGTGGTAAGGCCATTAAACGTACCAGACATGATAATGGGGTGATCAGGTTCTTTTCTTTTTGTACCGGATATGCCCTGACCAGGTTTTCTTTTGTCTAAAGCCTTTTGTATCAAGGCCTCGTCAATGGCAAGGCCCGGAGGGCAGCCTTGAATCACAACCCCGATTGCTTGGCCGTGTGATTCTCCAAAGGTTGTGATATTAAATGCTTTTCCAAAACTACTGCCTGACATTTTTTAATCTCCTGTCAATGATATTAACGATTTCGTCGGGGGAATGGACACTGGTATCAATCCTTAAATGAGCTGTATTTTCATAGAAAGGCTTTCTTTGCCGTATCAATTCATCAGTTTCTTTTAAAAGGTCATCAGTTGTAAGCGCCGGCCGGGAGTCACGAGTTTTATCATCCCTGTTCAACCTGAGCAAAATTGTCTTGATATCTGCATCAAGCCAGATGCAAACTCCGTTGGCTTTTATAAATTCCCGGTTCTCAGTATCCATAATAATACCGCCGCCTGTGGCAACAACAGTATTTTTGATATTTTTTGTTTTCAATAGTGTTTTTTTTTCAATTTGCCGGAATTTTTCCCATCCATGGGTTTGAACAATTTTTAAAATACTTGATCCGGTCTGTTGTTCAATGACCCGGTCAGTATCCATAAAGTCAAATTCAAGTTGATCTGCAAGCAGTTTGCCTATGGTAGTCTTTCCGGTACACCTGTATCCTGTAAGAAAAATTTTCATATCTGGTTTGAGTTCTGGTTTGAGTTCTGGTTTCATATCTATAACGCTTCAAAAATATTCCAATAATTTGGAAATGATTTTTCAACACAGGTTTCATTTTCAATTTCAATGCCGTTAACCAACAGTCCGGGAATGGAAAACGCCATTGCAATTCTGTGATCATTAAAAGTTTCTATTCTTGCCCCTTTGGGAGTTCCGCCGGTGATTTCAAGATAATCGCTTCCCTGGGTTACGGTTATCCCCATTTTTATCAGTTGTGAAGAAACCGCGTCAATCCTGTCACACTCTTTTTCTCTTAAATGTTCAATATTAATGATTCTGGTTTTTCCTTTGGCAAAGCTTGCAACAATTGCAATAGCAGGGACGGCATCAGGTGTATCTGCCATATCCACATCAATGCCGTTAAGAGTGCCTCCACAAACACCAATCCTGTTATTTTCAATTTTCAGGGTGCATCCCATCTGTTCCAGAATCTTAATCTGCTTTAAATCCCCCTGCAAAGAATTTTCACTGATATTTTCAACAAAAATCATTTTCCCTGTAATCGCACCAATTGCCCAGAAATAACCGGCATTGGAAAGATCTGGCTCAACAAAAAAATTGCCTGGAATATAGGTCTGTTCTCCTGCAACCTTGTAATGGGTGGTATCGATTTGGCGGGCTTTAACATTGAATTTTTTCATGATATCAATGGTCAAATCAATATAGGGAGAAGATACAGGCGGACTGTCAAGGCTGATATCAAGCCCGTTTTTCATCAATGCCCCCATCATTAAAAGAGAGGACAGGTACTGGCTGCTTTTGGAACAGTCAATGTTAACAGCCCCCCCTTCCCTGCTGCCTCCCCGGATATAAACAGGAGGTGTGCCGTTCGGGTTTTGTGAAGTTGCATCAATTCCCAACATATTTAATGCATCAAGCAATTCTATCATCGGCCGTTCACACATCCTCTGATCACCAGTGAGAGCATAACGTGTATTTCCCAGTGCTGCGATCCCTGCAAGAAGCCGCATGGAGGTGCCGGAATTGCCCAGATAAATATCGCTGTCACAGTTGTGAGGGGTTCCGCCAAACCCCAAAACCTTGTAATGATGGTCTTTAAGGTACTCAATATTTGCTCCCATCTGTTTGAGCGCACCCATGGTGAGGTTTATATCATCGCTTTGAAGAAGATTTTCAATATTTGATGTTCCACTGGAAAGGGATGCGCAAATCATCATGCGATGGGAGATGCTTTTGGATCCCGGAATCACGACAGCCTGGTCTTGAATATCTTTTGGTATAATCTGTTTCAATTAATTATTTTCCTTTATTATGGTTTGCCGCATAAGTTTTATATCCGGTAATATATCTGTCCACAGCTTAAATTGAGCAGCACCCTGATGCAAAAACATGGACAGACCGTCAATGGTTGTACATCCCTTGCTTTGGGCTATGGACAATAATTTTGTTTTCAAAGGGGTATACACAATATCCATAACAATCATCCGAGAATCCAGAAGGGTTGATGGAAAAGCACAGGTTTCAATATCAGGACTCATGCCAATGGATGTTGTGTTGATGATAATATCAGCATTAATAATACCTGTTTTATTTATTGCGTCTTTATTTATTTCGGTTTGATTCATTTTATCCATGGAAATAAACTCGGCATTATATTTTGATGCCAGTTTTTTACCCCGTTCCTTGTTTCTGTTGATAATAACAAGTTTGCCTTTTTCTTTGTGTATTCCATAGGCAACAGCTTGGGCAGCCCCGCCGGCTCCAATGATACATACTTTTTTGTTCATTATGCAAAAGGGTCTTAAAGGAGAAACAGCAGCCTTATAGTCTGTGTTATATCCTATAAGTTTTCCATTCCTATTCACTACAGTGTTGACTGCACCAATACTCAACGCCTCCTCGTCAATTTCATCAAGATACTTCATGATGCTTTCTTTGAATGGTATGGTAACAGAAGCGCCTTTGATGTTTAAGGTTCTCATTGCCTTCACGCCATCTGAAATTTCATCAATTTCAAAGGCCAGGTAGACTGAATTCATATGATGTTTTTGAAAACAGGCATTATGAATTAAAGGGCTTTTAGAATGGGTGACCGGTTTTCCAAAAATGCAGTAAAGTTTTGTTTTAGAATCAATCATGCTTCATGCGCCTCTTTAGCAAACACTGGATAAGACCCCAGTATTTTCAACGAAAGAGAATATTGTTTGATCTCTTCAATGGTATCTGCAACACGCTTATCCAGCTTGTGTCCTTCAATATCAAGAAAAAAATAATAACTCCAGTTATGATGCCGTGTGGGCCTGGATTCAAGTTTCAGCATATTAAGCTGTGCCCTGTTAACTGGTTCAAGGGCTTTAAACAGGGCGCCGGGTACATGGGAAGTGGCAAACATAATGGATGTTTTATCCTGTCCTGTGGGTTCAGGCATCTCTTTGCCAATAACAAGGAATCTTGTAATATTTCCCGAATAATCTTCTATTTTTGATTCAATTGACTGCAATTCATACAGATGAGCTGCCTGTTTGCCGGCAATGGCAGCAATGGTTTTGTCATCAGACGCCAGAAGAGCGGCCTTGGAGGTACTGGTGGTCTCAAATATTTCAGCATGAGCAAATTTTTTTTTAATCCAGGTTTTACATTGGGCCAATGCCTGGGGATGAGAGTAAATTTTTTGAACATCTTCTGCTTCACCTGTTATGGATAACAAATCATGAGAGACAGGTTCATAGTGTTCCGCACAAATATTCAGATCAAAGTCGGCGAACAGATCAAGGGTATGATTGACAGCCCCCTCAATTGAATTTTCAACAGGCACCACACCAAAATGACTTTGATTTTTTTCAACTTCCCTGAAAATTTCATATAAATTAGGCTGCTCGACAAATTTGCCGGAATGCTTGAAGTGAGTCAGTGCAGCAACATGAGTATAGCTTGCTTCAGGTCCCAGAAATGATATGGTTTTGGGCTTTTGAATTTCCCGAGTGGCGGTAATTATGACATTGAAAACATATCGTAATAAATCTTTACCGGCCGGTCCCCGGTTCAGCTTAAACAATCTTTCAATCAACTTTCGTTCCCGTGTCCGGTCAAGGATTTGACTGCCGGTTTGCTTTTTGATTGTCCCGACCTTTTGACCGATTTCAAGTCGCTGGTTAATCAAACTCAAAAGTTGTGAATCAATGGTGTCTATTTGATTTCTTAGCCGGTTTAATTCATGTTCAGAGTTTTTTTCATTCATTATGGCATACCATCTCATTAATAATTAATAAAAAAACCGCATCAGTTGTTTAATCTGCTGCGGTTTTAAGTGCTTTTTAATTTGTTGGAATGTTAATAAGCTCACCACAGACTATGATGTATTGTAAAAAAATACCAAAAATAGGTAAAAAAAATATCTGTAGTCTGCATGCTGTCATTTCCCAATATAATTTTTAATCCTAAAAAATTATACTCAAGGTATGGATATGTCAAGATTAATCTTTTTTAATAATAAAACTTTGTATTCTGTTTCCATCCATATCTTTAACCGTGACAGTCCATTTATCAATAATGATAGACTCACCAGGCTCTGGAATTCGCCCAATCTGTGATAGAAAAAATCCTGAAAATGTATCGTATGTATTTGATTCCGGAATTTTAAGCTCGATTTTTTTATTTAGATCATCAATATCAATTTTTCCAGTTACCAGCCATTTATTTCCCTTAAGTCTGACAATATCGGGTATAAGCCGGTCGGTTTCATCAACTATTTCACCAATGATCTCTTCTACAACATCTTCAAGTGTGGTGATACCGGAAACACCACCATGCTCATCCACAACAACGGCAATATGATTTTTTTTCTGCTTGAAATCCTGTAACAGGGAATCCAGTTTTTTTGATTCCGGTATAAAATAGGGTTTCTTCATGATCTGTTTGACATCCAGAGGGGTGTCAAAATCAGATGTGCAGGCTTTTTGAAAACTTGCAAACAAGTCTTTTACATGCAAGATTCCGATAATATTATCAATACTGCCTTCGATAACCGGTATTCTTGAATATCCGGTCTTAAGAATTTGTTCAATATCCATCTCCTGTGACACGTCTATTACGAACATATCCGCCCTGGGTGTCATAATTTCAGAACAGGAGGTGTCGTCGAATTCAAATATATTGGTAATGAATTCTTTTTCTTCTTCTTTGATTTCACCATCTTCTTCCACCACTTCCACCATTGTCATGAGTTCATCTTCAGTCACTGTTTCATGTGAAGTGTTAATTGTTCCATGAAGCCTGGGTATAAAATTCAACAGATAGATCAACGGAAAAAATAGTTTTGAAAGCCAGAAAAGCGGATAAATGACAAGTCTGGCAACCAGAATATTATTGTGATTGGCAAATGATTTTGGAAAAATTTCACCAAAAATAAGAATAAGCATGGTCATTGTACCGGTTGCAATGCCGACGGCATTGGATTTAAAATATGAAATGGCAAGGGCTGTGGCAAGGGACGATGCACCGATATTTACAAGGTTGTTTCCAATCAAAATGGTGGTTAAAAGCGTATGAGAATCCTCCTTCATATCCAGAATTAATTGTCCGGTATTTGAACCGTCTTTGGCAACATGGAGTGCCTTGATTTTGCTGATTGAAAAAAGAGCTGTTTCAGAAGAAGAAAAAAAAGCGGATAAAAAAAGACATATTATAAGTACTATCAATTCAAAAGTCATCAAAGCAGAATAGCATCCTTTGGAAAGAGGACAGATTTCAAGTCTGTTCCCGACATTAATTTATTTTTTTTATAACTGCAACGGGCAGACCTGATATTTCATCCTGGTTTGTCCACAACACAAAATGAAAGTCGCTGTTTGGATTTTTGAAGACTTTCATATAAAATTCACTCTAATAATATTCAAATGTGTTTGTCAAATTTAATATCATTGTATGATTTTTTGGATCATATGCATTGCAATACCTGCCGTTCTTTTTGAAGCCCCTTTGTTCCCAAGTAATTTTCTGACCATCTGTAACTTATCTTGAAAACAAGACAAATGATCAATCATATACAAGGCTTTTTGACTTATTTTTTCAGGGGTTGCATTGTTTTGTAAAAGTTCCGGCATCACTTGTCCATTAACAATTAAATTCGCCAGCCCGGCATATTTGAGTTTAACAAACAATTTTGCAATCCAGTAACTGATAACAGACATCTTGTATATAAGAATGGTTGGAACACAACAAAGCGCGGCTTCAAGAGTAACGGTTCCGGAAGCGGCAATCACGAGGTCTGATTTTAACAATATATTCTTAACCGGGCCGTCATAAATTTCAAATATTTGGTCAAATGAATATTTTTTTAAAATAGCTTTTATGTTTTTTTCATGAATTAAAGATGCTTGAGAAATAATAAAACATATTTTTTTTCGTTTGACCTGCAGGTTATGTGTTTGATGAATAATAACAGCCGCTTTGATCATGATTTTAAGCAGATTCTTTATTTCAGACGCTCTTGACCCGGGAAGCAGACTGATAATCAGGTAATCCGTTTTCTTTGCCGATAAACAGCTTGTTCCAAAAAAAGGTTTTGATATATTTTCAGGATACTCGTCTACCAGGGGGTTACCGACATAAGTGGAAGAAATACCGGCTTTTTTAAATATTCTTTCTTCAAAAGGAAGAATTAATGCTGCATGATCCACATATGTTTTGATCTTTTTAAGCCTGGATTTTTTCCATGCCCATACCTTGGGTGTGATATAATATAAAATTTTTATCTGGCAATGCTCTTTTGCGAACCGGGCCGCTTTTAGATTAAATCCAGGATAATCCACAAGTATAATTAAATCCGGTTTATTAACCCTTAATTTTTTTTTGAATAAATCAAAGGCTTTTTTTATCTGTCCCAACTGTGCCAGGACTTCGGTAATTCCCATTGCCGAAAGATTTGCAATGTCATAGAAAAGGTCTACATTTTGATTTTTAAGATGAGGTCCGCCAATACCTGAAAAATAAATATTGTTCTTGGATTGTCTGATTTTTTTAACAAGATGCCCTGCATGGAAATCACCGGAAGGTTCACCTGTAAGAATCATAATGTGTCTTGATTTTGAAGGAAGATC belongs to Desulfobacula toluolica Tol2 and includes:
- the lpxB gene encoding lipid-A-disaccharide synthase; this encodes MILTGEPSGDFHAGHLVKKIRQSKNNIYFSGIGGPHLKNQNVDLFYDIANLSAMGITEVLAQLGQIKKAFDLFKKKLRVNKPDLIILVDYPGFNLKAARFAKEHCQIKILYYITPKVWAWKKSRLKKIKTYVDHAALILPFEERIFKKAGISSTYVGNPLVDEYPENISKPFFGTSCLSAKKTDYLIISLLPGSRASEIKNLLKIMIKAAVIIHQTHNLQVKRKKICFIISQASLIHEKNIKAILKKYSFDQIFEIYDGPVKNILLKSDLVIAASGTVTLEAALCCVPTILIYKMSVISYWIAKLFVKLKYAGLANLIVNGQVMPELLQNNATPEKISQKALYMIDHLSCFQDKLQMVRKLLGNKGASKRTAGIAMHMIQKIIQ
- the pheA gene encoding prephenate dehydratase produces the protein MNEKNSEHELNRLRNQIDTIDSQLLSLINQRLEIGQKVGTIKKQTGSQILDRTRERKLIERLFKLNRGPAGKDLLRYVFNVIITATREIQKPKTISFLGPEASYTHVAALTHFKHSGKFVEQPNLYEIFREVEKNQSHFGVVPVENSIEGAVNHTLDLFADFDLNICAEHYEPVSHDLLSITGEAEDVQKIYSHPQALAQCKTWIKKKFAHAEIFETTSTSKAALLASDDKTIAAIAGKQAAHLYELQSIESKIEDYSGNITRFLVIGKEMPEPTGQDKTSIMFATSHVPGALFKALEPVNRAQLNMLKLESRPTRHHNWSYYFFLDIEGHKLDKRVADTIEEIKQYSLSLKILGSYPVFAKEAHEA
- a CDS encoding hemolysin family protein, whose translation is MTFELIVLIICLFLSAFFSSSETALFSISKIKALHVAKDGSNTGQLILDMKEDSHTLLTTILIGNNLVNIGASSLATALAISYFKSNAVGIATGTMTMLILIFGEIFPKSFANHNNILVARLVIYPLFWLSKLFFPLIYLLNFIPRLHGTINTSHETVTEDELMTMVEVVEEDGEIKEEEKEFITNIFEFDDTSCSEIMTPRADMFVIDVSQEMDIEQILKTGYSRIPVIEGSIDNIIGILHVKDLFASFQKACTSDFDTPLDVKQIMKKPYFIPESKKLDSLLQDFKQKKNHIAVVVDEHGGVSGITTLEDVVEEIIGEIVDETDRLIPDIVRLKGNKWLVTGKIDIDDLNKKIELKIPESNTYDTFSGFFLSQIGRIPEPGESIIIDKWTVTVKDMDGNRIQSFIIKKD